The following nucleotide sequence is from Candidatus Eisenbacteria bacterium.
GGAGAGGTTCCTCTCGCGGTCGTTGCGCGCCGTCGATCCGAAGCCGTGAGCGAGGAATCGATGCGGGAGGCAATCGCGCGCCATCTTGCGGAGAGGCTCGCGCGCTTCAAGATCCCGCTTATCGTCTTCGTCTCCGAGATCCCCCGCCTGCCGAACGGAAAGCCCGACCGCGCGGAGATCCGCCGGCGCTACGCCGGATAGTCCACGCCGGATCGGTCACGCCGAGCGGGCCGCCTCCGATCGATCACGCCAGATAGGAGGAGAGGATCTCGCGCATCGCGGGATCGATCGGCCGCGAACGGCGGGTGGCCCAATCGACGCAGGCGTGGATCGTCGTCACCGTCGCCAGAGCGTCCCCTTCCGGAAGGGAGAGGCTCGATCGGATCGTGTAGCTGCTCTCCCCCACGGCGACCGGCGCCAGCTCGACGACGACTTCCTGCCCGGGGAGGATCGGCTTGTGGAAGTCGGCCTCCGCGTGGACGAGGGGGAAGCCGTAACCCCGTTCCGAGGCGGGGCGATCGAGCGAGTAGCCGATCGTCCGAAGCCATGCCTCGTAGGCGTCGTGGGCGTAATGGAAGATGCGCGCGAAGAAGACGATGCCCGCGGAATCGACGTCGTGGAAGCGGACGGGCAAGCGATAGACGAACGGACGCATGGCTGATCCTCCTCTGTGGCAGAGGAGTCATCATCCGCCATGGCTGGCGGCCGCCGCAATCCCGCGCGTAACTCTTCACGAGCGCGACGCGCTGCGTCAGCGACTCTCGTCCGTGCAGAACGCGGGCCCAGTAGATCCCCGAGCCGGCATCGTTGCCCGCATCGTCCTTGCCGTTCCAGACGATCCGCTGCGCCCCCACGCCCTGCCGAGCGTCCTACAGGTCGCGCTGCCTGTAGCGCCGTCGTCCCGCGGAGAAGGAACTACGCTCCGCCGTCCGGACCCTCGCCCGCCTCGCGCATCATCCTGTAGAGCGGCGAGAGCTCGCGCAGCCTGCGCGCGGTCTCGACCACCCTGGCGCCGACCGTCTCCACTTCCTCAGCGGTGTTGAACCGGCCCAGGCTGAAGCGGATCGAGCTGTGCGCGAGCTCCTCGCTCACGCCGAGCGCCTTCAGAACGTGCGACGGCTCCAGGGTCGCGGAGGTGCACGCGCTGCCCGTCGAGACAGCGATGCCCCGGAGGCCCGCCATCAGCGATTCCCCCTCGCAGTGCGCGAAGCTCACGTTGAGGTTGCCCGGCAGGCGGCGGTCCGGATCGCCGTTCATCAAGACCTGATCGAGCCGGGAGATCAGATGCCAGAGGCGATCGCGCAGGGATCGGGTTCGCGCGGCCTCCCCTTCCATCTCGCTTCCGCAGATCTCGCAAGCGAGGCCGAAGCCGACGATCCCGGGGACATTGAGCGTCCCCGACCGCAGCCCCCTCTCGTGCCCGCCGCCTTCGATCAGAGGAGCCACCTGCACGCGCGGCCCCTTGCTCCGCACGTAGATCGCGCCGACCCCCTTCGGGCCGTAGATCTTGTGCGCGCTCAGCGACGCGATATCGATCTGCATCTTGCCGACATCGAAGGGGATCTTCCCCACGGACTGGACGGCGTCGGTGTGGAGGACCACCCCACGCTCCTTGCAGATCCGACCGATCGCCCCGATCTCCTGGATCGCCCCGACCTCGTTGTTCGCGTGCATGACGGTGACCAGGACCGTCTCCGGACGGATCGCCGCCATGACCGCCGCCGGATCGACGAGGCCTCCGGAGTCGACGGGCAGGTAGGTCACCTCCGCTCCGCGCCGCTCGAGCGCGCCCAGAGGATCGAGGACGGC
It contains:
- a CDS encoding acyl-CoA thioesterase, which codes for MRPFVYRLPVRFHDVDSAGIVFFARIFHYAHDAYEAWLRTIGYSLDRPASERGYGFPLVHAEADFHKPILPGQEVVVELAPVAVGESSYTIRSSLSLPEGDALATVTTIHACVDWATRRSRPIDPAMREILSSYLA
- a CDS encoding IscS subfamily cysteine desulfurase, yielding MNRWIYMDNAATSPVDPRVVEAMLPYLGERFGNPASHSHAYGWEAEEAISIARGQVARLIGAHPREIYFTSGATEANNLALKGVYERYLAKGNHIVSSRIEHKAVLDPLGALERRGAEVTYLPVDSGGLVDPAAVMAAIRPETVLVTVMHANNEVGAIQEIGAIGRICKERGVVLHTDAVQSVGKIPFDVGKMQIDIASLSAHKIYGPKGVGAIYVRSKGPRVQVAPLIEGGGHERGLRSGTLNVPGIVGFGLACEICGSEMEGEAARTRSLRDRLWHLISRLDQVLMNGDPDRRLPGNLNVSFAHCEGESLMAGLRGIAVSTGSACTSATLEPSHVLKALGVSEELAHSSIRFSLGRFNTAEEVETVGARVVETARRLRELSPLYRMMREAGEGPDGGA